One segment of Struthio camelus isolate bStrCam1 chromosome 25, bStrCam1.hap1, whole genome shotgun sequence DNA contains the following:
- the OSBPL7 gene encoding oxysterol-binding protein-related protein 7 isoform X1, whose product MGSHEKDPASPKRAPSRSNSTVSSKHSSVHQQGSETWEVVDDPHARGSPGQEPEGHEGYLLKKRKWPLKGWHKRYFVLEKGILKYATTRQDVLKGKLHGSIDVRQSVMSVNKKAQRVDLDTEENIYHLKIKSPELFSSWVSSLCSHHQGERPDPLVGSRRGLVGRTPTAAQSSWTRILPSGSAPALSALASSRDKVNAWLKDSEGLQRCSAELSECQAKLQELNGMLQSLESLHRIPSAPLISNSQPSAAAERPKKGKRTTKIWCTQSFAKDDTIGRVGRLHGSVPNLSRYLEPCQSQLPFSLPPEYSQLQRSFWILAQKVHGSLSSVVAALTAERARLEEMWRALDLQRAAPCPGGGRNAGASLPSLEPRDGLHRFHSLSVSSDTTLDSFASLHPDEPDALLAKGREQQLSNRSIVSLADSHTEFFDACEVFLSASSSENEASDAESCVSEATNSISEEPAESFQRGAGQPELPPLQLPGPGAPGRSCLPAPHVHAGDVSLWNILRNNIGKDLSKVSMPVQLNEPLNTLQRLCEELEYSGLLDRASRCPDPCQRLVYVAAFAVSAYASTYYRAGSKPFNPVLGETYECVRPDRGFRFISEQVRARGRGGPGGRGPCHWLVPLSPLQVGHHPPISACHAESDNFVFWQDMKWKNKFWGKSLEIVPMGTVNVRLPRSGDHFEWNKVTTCIHNILSGPRWIEHYGEVLIRNTRDAAYHCKITFCKAAPCPPPQARYWGSSVNEVQGAVLSRSGKVVERLAGKWHEGLFCGPAPGGQCVWRANPMPRDHERNYGFTQFALELNELTPELKRVLPSTDTRLRPDQRYLEEGNVSAAETQKRQIEQLQRDRRRVMEENNIAHQARFFRRLTDASGKESWVTNNTYWKLRLDPGFAHLDGAVLW is encoded by the exons ATGGGCAGCCACGAGAAGGACCCGGCTTCTCCAAAAAGGGCCCCGTCGCGCTCCAACAGCACCGTGTCTTCCAAGCACAGCAGCGTGCACCAG CAGGGCTCGGAGACCTGGGAGGTGGTGGACGACCCGCatgcccggggcagcccgggccagGAGCCGGAGGGGCACGAGGGATACCTGCTCAAGAAGAGGAAATGGCCTCTGAAGGGCTGGCACAAG AGGTACTTTGTGCTGGAAAAGGGCATCCTGAAGTATGCCACCACGCGCCAGGAC GTCCTCAAGGGCAAACTGCACGGCTCCATCGACGTCCGTCAGTCCGTCATGTCCGTCAACAAGAAGGCGCAGCGGGTAGACCTGGACACAGAGGAGAACATCTACCACCTCAAG ATCAAGTCGCCGGAGCTCTTCAGCAGCTGGGTGAGCAGCCTCTGCTCCCATCACCAGGGCGAGAGGCCCGACCCCCTGGTCGGCTCCAGGAGGGGTCTCGTGGGGCGAACCCCCACCGCCGCGCAG aGCTCCTGGACCCGGATCCTGCCCTCGGGCAGCGCCCCTGCCCTCTCCGCCCTCGCCAGCTCCCGGGACAAGGTGAACGCGTGGCTGAAGGACAGCGAGGGGCTGCAGCGCTGCTCGGCCG AGCTGTCCGAGTGCCAGGCGAAGCTGCAGGAGCTGAACGGCATGTTGCAGAGCCTGGAGTCCCTGCACCGCATCCCCTCGGCCCCCCTCATCTCCAACAGCCAG CCCTCGGCCGCCGCGGAGAGGCCCAAAAAGGGGAAGCGAACCACCAAGATCTGGTGCACGCAGAGCTTTGCCAAGGATGACACCATCGGCAGG GTGGGCCGCCTGCACGGCTCCGTGCCCAACCTCTCGCGCTACCTGGAGCCGTGTCAGAGCCAGTTGCCCTTCAGCCTCCCGCCCGAGTACAGCCAGCTGCAGAGGAGCTTCTGGATCCTGGCCCAGAAAG TGCACGGCTCGCTCAGCAGCGTGGTGGCCGCGCTCACGGCCGAGAGGGCCCGCCTGGAGGAGATGTGGCGGGCGCTGGACCTCCAGCGCGCTGCCCCCTGCCCGGGCGGCGGCAGGAACGCCGGG GCCTctctgccgagcctggagccccgGGACGGCCTGCACCGCTTCCACTCCCTCTCTGTCTCCTCCGATACCACCCTGGACTCCTTCGCCTCGCTGCACCCCGACGAG CCCGACGCGCTGCTGGCCAAGGGCCGCGAGCAGCAGCTCTCCAACCGCAGCATCGTCTCGCTGGCCGACTCGCACACCGAGTTCTTCGACGCCTGCGAGGTCTTCCTCTCCGCCAGCTCCTCCGAGAATGAG GCCTCGGATGCCGAGTCGTGCGTCAGTGAGGCCACCAACAGCATCTCCGAGGAGCCGGCCGAGAGCTTCCAGAGAG gagcagggcagccgGAGCTGCCGCCCCTgcagctgccggggccgggggcgccgggccggagcTGCCTGCCGGCGCCCCACGTGCACGCGGGCGACGTCAGCCTCTGGAACATCCTGCGCAACAACATCGGCAAGGACCTGTCCAAGGTGTCGATGCCGGTGCAGCTCAACGAGCCCCTCAACACGCTGCAGCGCCTCTGCGAGGAGCTCGAGTACAGCGGGCTGCTGGACCGCGCCAGCCGCTGCCCGGACCCCTGCCAGCGCCTG GTCTACGTGGCGGCCTTCGCCGTGTCCGCCTACGCCTCCACCTACTACCGGGCGGGCAGCAAACCCTTCAACCCGGTGCTGGGCGAGACCTACGAGTGCGTGCGGCCCGACCGGGGCTTCCGCTTCATCAGCGAGCAGGTgcgggcacggggacggggcggccCTGGTGGCCGCGGACCCTGCCACTGGCTTgtccctctttcccctctccaGGTTGGCCACCACCCGCCCATCTCCGCCTGCCACGCCGAGTCTGACAACTTCGTCTTCTGGCAAG acatgaagtggaagAACAAGTTCTGGGGCAAATCGCTGGAGATCGTCCCCATGGGCACGGTGAACGTCCGGCTGCCCAG GTCCGGCGACCACTTCGAGTGGAACAAGGTGACCACCTGCATCCACAACATCCTGAGCGGCCCGCGCTGGATCGAGCACTACGGCGAGGTGCTCATCCGCAACACCCGCGACGCCGCCTACCACTGCAAGATCACCTTCTGCAAG gcagccccctgcccgcccccgcaGGCCCGGTACTGGGGCTCCAGCGTGAACGAGGTGCAGGGAGCCGTGCTGAGCCGCAGCGGGAAGGTGGTGGAGCGCCTCGCCGGCAAGTGGCACGAGGGGCTCTTCTgtggcccggcccccggcggccaGTGCGTCTGGAGAGCCA ACCCCATGCCCCGCGACCACGAGAGGAACTACGGCTTCACCCAGTTCGCCCTGGAGCTGAACGAGCTCACGCCCGAGCTCAAGCGGGTCCTGCCCTCCACCGACACCCGCCTGCGCCCGGACCAGCG GTACCTGGAGGAGGGCAACGTGTCGGCGGCCGAGACGCAGAAGCGCCAGATCGAGCAGCTGCAGCGGGACCGGCGCCGAGTCATGGAGGAGAACAACATCGCGCACCAGGCCCGCTTCTTCAG GCGCCTCACCGACGCCAGCGGCAAGGAGTCGTGGGTCACCAACAACACGTACTGGAAGCTGCGCCTGGACCCCGGCTTTGCCCACCTGGACGGCGCCGTGCTCTGGTAG
- the OSBPL7 gene encoding oxysterol-binding protein-related protein 7 isoform X4 — MGSHEKDPASPKRAPSRSNSTVSSKHSSVHQQGSETWEVVDDPHARGSPGQEPEGHEGYLLKKRKWPLKGWHKRYFVLEKGILKYATTRQDVLKGKLHGSIDVRQSVMSVNKKAQRVDLDTEENIYHLKIKSPELFSSWVSSLCSHHQGERPDPLVGSRRGLVGRTPTAAQSSWTRILPSGSAPALSALASSRDKVNAWLKDSEGLQRCSAELSECQAKLQELNGMLQSLESLHRIPSAPLISNSQPSAAAERPKKGKRTTKIWCTQSFAKDDTIGRVGRLHGSVPNLSRYLEPCQSQLPFSLPPEYSQLQRSFWILAQKVHGSLSSVVAALTAERARLEEMWRALDLQRAAPCPGGGRNAGASLPSLEPRDGLHRFHSLSVSSDTTLDSFASLHPDEPDALLAKGREQQLSNRSIVSLADSHTEFFDACEVFLSASSSENEASDAESCVSEATNSISEEPAESFQRGAGQPELPPLQLPGPGAPGRSCLPAPHVHAGDVSLWNILRNNIGKDLSKVSMPVQLNEPLNTLQRLCEELEYSGLLDRASRCPDPCQRLVGHHPPISACHAESDNFVFWQDMKWKNKFWGKSLEIVPMGTVNVRLPRSGDHFEWNKVTTCIHNILSGPRWIEHYGEVLIRNTRDAAYHCKITFCKAAPCPPPQARYWGSSVNEVQGAVLSRSGKVVERLAGKWHEGLFCGPAPGGQCVWRANPMPRDHERNYGFTQFALELNELTPELKRVLPSTDTRLRPDQRYLEEGNVSAAETQKRQIEQLQRDRRRVMEENNIAHQARFFRRLTDASGKESWVTNNTYWKLRLDPGFAHLDGAVLW, encoded by the exons ATGGGCAGCCACGAGAAGGACCCGGCTTCTCCAAAAAGGGCCCCGTCGCGCTCCAACAGCACCGTGTCTTCCAAGCACAGCAGCGTGCACCAG CAGGGCTCGGAGACCTGGGAGGTGGTGGACGACCCGCatgcccggggcagcccgggccagGAGCCGGAGGGGCACGAGGGATACCTGCTCAAGAAGAGGAAATGGCCTCTGAAGGGCTGGCACAAG AGGTACTTTGTGCTGGAAAAGGGCATCCTGAAGTATGCCACCACGCGCCAGGAC GTCCTCAAGGGCAAACTGCACGGCTCCATCGACGTCCGTCAGTCCGTCATGTCCGTCAACAAGAAGGCGCAGCGGGTAGACCTGGACACAGAGGAGAACATCTACCACCTCAAG ATCAAGTCGCCGGAGCTCTTCAGCAGCTGGGTGAGCAGCCTCTGCTCCCATCACCAGGGCGAGAGGCCCGACCCCCTGGTCGGCTCCAGGAGGGGTCTCGTGGGGCGAACCCCCACCGCCGCGCAG aGCTCCTGGACCCGGATCCTGCCCTCGGGCAGCGCCCCTGCCCTCTCCGCCCTCGCCAGCTCCCGGGACAAGGTGAACGCGTGGCTGAAGGACAGCGAGGGGCTGCAGCGCTGCTCGGCCG AGCTGTCCGAGTGCCAGGCGAAGCTGCAGGAGCTGAACGGCATGTTGCAGAGCCTGGAGTCCCTGCACCGCATCCCCTCGGCCCCCCTCATCTCCAACAGCCAG CCCTCGGCCGCCGCGGAGAGGCCCAAAAAGGGGAAGCGAACCACCAAGATCTGGTGCACGCAGAGCTTTGCCAAGGATGACACCATCGGCAGG GTGGGCCGCCTGCACGGCTCCGTGCCCAACCTCTCGCGCTACCTGGAGCCGTGTCAGAGCCAGTTGCCCTTCAGCCTCCCGCCCGAGTACAGCCAGCTGCAGAGGAGCTTCTGGATCCTGGCCCAGAAAG TGCACGGCTCGCTCAGCAGCGTGGTGGCCGCGCTCACGGCCGAGAGGGCCCGCCTGGAGGAGATGTGGCGGGCGCTGGACCTCCAGCGCGCTGCCCCCTGCCCGGGCGGCGGCAGGAACGCCGGG GCCTctctgccgagcctggagccccgGGACGGCCTGCACCGCTTCCACTCCCTCTCTGTCTCCTCCGATACCACCCTGGACTCCTTCGCCTCGCTGCACCCCGACGAG CCCGACGCGCTGCTGGCCAAGGGCCGCGAGCAGCAGCTCTCCAACCGCAGCATCGTCTCGCTGGCCGACTCGCACACCGAGTTCTTCGACGCCTGCGAGGTCTTCCTCTCCGCCAGCTCCTCCGAGAATGAG GCCTCGGATGCCGAGTCGTGCGTCAGTGAGGCCACCAACAGCATCTCCGAGGAGCCGGCCGAGAGCTTCCAGAGAG gagcagggcagccgGAGCTGCCGCCCCTgcagctgccggggccgggggcgccgggccggagcTGCCTGCCGGCGCCCCACGTGCACGCGGGCGACGTCAGCCTCTGGAACATCCTGCGCAACAACATCGGCAAGGACCTGTCCAAGGTGTCGATGCCGGTGCAGCTCAACGAGCCCCTCAACACGCTGCAGCGCCTCTGCGAGGAGCTCGAGTACAGCGGGCTGCTGGACCGCGCCAGCCGCTGCCCGGACCCCTGCCAGCGCCTG GTTGGCCACCACCCGCCCATCTCCGCCTGCCACGCCGAGTCTGACAACTTCGTCTTCTGGCAAG acatgaagtggaagAACAAGTTCTGGGGCAAATCGCTGGAGATCGTCCCCATGGGCACGGTGAACGTCCGGCTGCCCAG GTCCGGCGACCACTTCGAGTGGAACAAGGTGACCACCTGCATCCACAACATCCTGAGCGGCCCGCGCTGGATCGAGCACTACGGCGAGGTGCTCATCCGCAACACCCGCGACGCCGCCTACCACTGCAAGATCACCTTCTGCAAG gcagccccctgcccgcccccgcaGGCCCGGTACTGGGGCTCCAGCGTGAACGAGGTGCAGGGAGCCGTGCTGAGCCGCAGCGGGAAGGTGGTGGAGCGCCTCGCCGGCAAGTGGCACGAGGGGCTCTTCTgtggcccggcccccggcggccaGTGCGTCTGGAGAGCCA ACCCCATGCCCCGCGACCACGAGAGGAACTACGGCTTCACCCAGTTCGCCCTGGAGCTGAACGAGCTCACGCCCGAGCTCAAGCGGGTCCTGCCCTCCACCGACACCCGCCTGCGCCCGGACCAGCG GTACCTGGAGGAGGGCAACGTGTCGGCGGCCGAGACGCAGAAGCGCCAGATCGAGCAGCTGCAGCGGGACCGGCGCCGAGTCATGGAGGAGAACAACATCGCGCACCAGGCCCGCTTCTTCAG GCGCCTCACCGACGCCAGCGGCAAGGAGTCGTGGGTCACCAACAACACGTACTGGAAGCTGCGCCTGGACCCCGGCTTTGCCCACCTGGACGGCGCCGTGCTCTGGTAG
- the OSBPL7 gene encoding oxysterol-binding protein-related protein 7 isoform X2 yields the protein MGSHEKDPASPKRAPSRSNSTVSSKHSSVHQGSETWEVVDDPHARGSPGQEPEGHEGYLLKKRKWPLKGWHKRYFVLEKGILKYATTRQDVLKGKLHGSIDVRQSVMSVNKKAQRVDLDTEENIYHLKIKSPELFSSWVSSLCSHHQGERPDPLVGSRRGLVGRTPTAAQSSWTRILPSGSAPALSALASSRDKVNAWLKDSEGLQRCSAELSECQAKLQELNGMLQSLESLHRIPSAPLISNSQPSAAAERPKKGKRTTKIWCTQSFAKDDTIGRVGRLHGSVPNLSRYLEPCQSQLPFSLPPEYSQLQRSFWILAQKVHGSLSSVVAALTAERARLEEMWRALDLQRAAPCPGGGRNAGASLPSLEPRDGLHRFHSLSVSSDTTLDSFASLHPDEPDALLAKGREQQLSNRSIVSLADSHTEFFDACEVFLSASSSENEASDAESCVSEATNSISEEPAESFQRGAGQPELPPLQLPGPGAPGRSCLPAPHVHAGDVSLWNILRNNIGKDLSKVSMPVQLNEPLNTLQRLCEELEYSGLLDRASRCPDPCQRLVYVAAFAVSAYASTYYRAGSKPFNPVLGETYECVRPDRGFRFISEQVRARGRGGPGGRGPCHWLVPLSPLQVGHHPPISACHAESDNFVFWQDMKWKNKFWGKSLEIVPMGTVNVRLPRSGDHFEWNKVTTCIHNILSGPRWIEHYGEVLIRNTRDAAYHCKITFCKAAPCPPPQARYWGSSVNEVQGAVLSRSGKVVERLAGKWHEGLFCGPAPGGQCVWRANPMPRDHERNYGFTQFALELNELTPELKRVLPSTDTRLRPDQRYLEEGNVSAAETQKRQIEQLQRDRRRVMEENNIAHQARFFRRLTDASGKESWVTNNTYWKLRLDPGFAHLDGAVLW from the exons ATGGGCAGCCACGAGAAGGACCCGGCTTCTCCAAAAAGGGCCCCGTCGCGCTCCAACAGCACCGTGTCTTCCAAGCACAGCAGCGTGCACCAG GGCTCGGAGACCTGGGAGGTGGTGGACGACCCGCatgcccggggcagcccgggccagGAGCCGGAGGGGCACGAGGGATACCTGCTCAAGAAGAGGAAATGGCCTCTGAAGGGCTGGCACAAG AGGTACTTTGTGCTGGAAAAGGGCATCCTGAAGTATGCCACCACGCGCCAGGAC GTCCTCAAGGGCAAACTGCACGGCTCCATCGACGTCCGTCAGTCCGTCATGTCCGTCAACAAGAAGGCGCAGCGGGTAGACCTGGACACAGAGGAGAACATCTACCACCTCAAG ATCAAGTCGCCGGAGCTCTTCAGCAGCTGGGTGAGCAGCCTCTGCTCCCATCACCAGGGCGAGAGGCCCGACCCCCTGGTCGGCTCCAGGAGGGGTCTCGTGGGGCGAACCCCCACCGCCGCGCAG aGCTCCTGGACCCGGATCCTGCCCTCGGGCAGCGCCCCTGCCCTCTCCGCCCTCGCCAGCTCCCGGGACAAGGTGAACGCGTGGCTGAAGGACAGCGAGGGGCTGCAGCGCTGCTCGGCCG AGCTGTCCGAGTGCCAGGCGAAGCTGCAGGAGCTGAACGGCATGTTGCAGAGCCTGGAGTCCCTGCACCGCATCCCCTCGGCCCCCCTCATCTCCAACAGCCAG CCCTCGGCCGCCGCGGAGAGGCCCAAAAAGGGGAAGCGAACCACCAAGATCTGGTGCACGCAGAGCTTTGCCAAGGATGACACCATCGGCAGG GTGGGCCGCCTGCACGGCTCCGTGCCCAACCTCTCGCGCTACCTGGAGCCGTGTCAGAGCCAGTTGCCCTTCAGCCTCCCGCCCGAGTACAGCCAGCTGCAGAGGAGCTTCTGGATCCTGGCCCAGAAAG TGCACGGCTCGCTCAGCAGCGTGGTGGCCGCGCTCACGGCCGAGAGGGCCCGCCTGGAGGAGATGTGGCGGGCGCTGGACCTCCAGCGCGCTGCCCCCTGCCCGGGCGGCGGCAGGAACGCCGGG GCCTctctgccgagcctggagccccgGGACGGCCTGCACCGCTTCCACTCCCTCTCTGTCTCCTCCGATACCACCCTGGACTCCTTCGCCTCGCTGCACCCCGACGAG CCCGACGCGCTGCTGGCCAAGGGCCGCGAGCAGCAGCTCTCCAACCGCAGCATCGTCTCGCTGGCCGACTCGCACACCGAGTTCTTCGACGCCTGCGAGGTCTTCCTCTCCGCCAGCTCCTCCGAGAATGAG GCCTCGGATGCCGAGTCGTGCGTCAGTGAGGCCACCAACAGCATCTCCGAGGAGCCGGCCGAGAGCTTCCAGAGAG gagcagggcagccgGAGCTGCCGCCCCTgcagctgccggggccgggggcgccgggccggagcTGCCTGCCGGCGCCCCACGTGCACGCGGGCGACGTCAGCCTCTGGAACATCCTGCGCAACAACATCGGCAAGGACCTGTCCAAGGTGTCGATGCCGGTGCAGCTCAACGAGCCCCTCAACACGCTGCAGCGCCTCTGCGAGGAGCTCGAGTACAGCGGGCTGCTGGACCGCGCCAGCCGCTGCCCGGACCCCTGCCAGCGCCTG GTCTACGTGGCGGCCTTCGCCGTGTCCGCCTACGCCTCCACCTACTACCGGGCGGGCAGCAAACCCTTCAACCCGGTGCTGGGCGAGACCTACGAGTGCGTGCGGCCCGACCGGGGCTTCCGCTTCATCAGCGAGCAGGTgcgggcacggggacggggcggccCTGGTGGCCGCGGACCCTGCCACTGGCTTgtccctctttcccctctccaGGTTGGCCACCACCCGCCCATCTCCGCCTGCCACGCCGAGTCTGACAACTTCGTCTTCTGGCAAG acatgaagtggaagAACAAGTTCTGGGGCAAATCGCTGGAGATCGTCCCCATGGGCACGGTGAACGTCCGGCTGCCCAG GTCCGGCGACCACTTCGAGTGGAACAAGGTGACCACCTGCATCCACAACATCCTGAGCGGCCCGCGCTGGATCGAGCACTACGGCGAGGTGCTCATCCGCAACACCCGCGACGCCGCCTACCACTGCAAGATCACCTTCTGCAAG gcagccccctgcccgcccccgcaGGCCCGGTACTGGGGCTCCAGCGTGAACGAGGTGCAGGGAGCCGTGCTGAGCCGCAGCGGGAAGGTGGTGGAGCGCCTCGCCGGCAAGTGGCACGAGGGGCTCTTCTgtggcccggcccccggcggccaGTGCGTCTGGAGAGCCA ACCCCATGCCCCGCGACCACGAGAGGAACTACGGCTTCACCCAGTTCGCCCTGGAGCTGAACGAGCTCACGCCCGAGCTCAAGCGGGTCCTGCCCTCCACCGACACCCGCCTGCGCCCGGACCAGCG GTACCTGGAGGAGGGCAACGTGTCGGCGGCCGAGACGCAGAAGCGCCAGATCGAGCAGCTGCAGCGGGACCGGCGCCGAGTCATGGAGGAGAACAACATCGCGCACCAGGCCCGCTTCTTCAG GCGCCTCACCGACGCCAGCGGCAAGGAGTCGTGGGTCACCAACAACACGTACTGGAAGCTGCGCCTGGACCCCGGCTTTGCCCACCTGGACGGCGCCGTGCTCTGGTAG
- the OSBPL7 gene encoding oxysterol-binding protein-related protein 7 isoform X3 has product MGSHEKDPASPKRAPSRSNSTVSSKHSSVHQQGSETWEVVDDPHARGSPGQEPEGHEGYLLKKRKWPLKGWHKRYFVLEKGILKYATTRQDVLKGKLHGSIDVRQSVMSVNKKAQRVDLDTEENIYHLKIKSPELFSSWVSSLCSHHQGERPDPLVGSRRGLVGRTPTAAQSSWTRILPSGSAPALSALASSRDKVNAWLKDSEGLQRCSAELSECQAKLQELNGMLQSLESLHRIPSAPLISNSQPSAAAERPKKGKRTTKIWCTQSFAKDDTIGRVGRLHGSVPNLSRYLEPCQSQLPFSLPPEYSQLQRSFWILAQKVHGSLSSVVAALTAERARLEEMWRALDLQRAAPCPGGGRNAGASLPSLEPRDGLHRFHSLSVSSDTTLDSFASLHPDEPDALLAKGREQQLSNRSIVSLADSHTEFFDACEVFLSASSSENEASDAESCVSEATNSISEEPAESFQRGRGRGRRELCVGAGAPRHPDPRPPCPAGAGQPELPPLQLPGPGAPGRSCLPAPHVHAGDVSLWNILRNNIGKDLSKVSMPVQLNEPLNTLQRLCEELEYSGLLDRASRCPDPCQRLVYVAAFAVSAYASTYYRAGSKPFNPVLGETYECVRPDRGFRFISEQVGHHPPISACHAESDNFVFWQDMKWKNKFWGKSLEIVPMGTVNVRLPRSGDHFEWNKVTTCIHNILSGPRWIEHYGEVLIRNTRDAAYHCKITFCKARYWGSSVNEVQGAVLSRSGKVVERLAGKWHEGLFCGPAPGGQCVWRANPMPRDHERNYGFTQFALELNELTPELKRVLPSTDTRLRPDQRYLEEGNVSAAETQKRQIEQLQRDRRRVMEENNIAHQARFFRRLTDASGKESWVTNNTYWKLRLDPGFAHLDGAVLW; this is encoded by the exons ATGGGCAGCCACGAGAAGGACCCGGCTTCTCCAAAAAGGGCCCCGTCGCGCTCCAACAGCACCGTGTCTTCCAAGCACAGCAGCGTGCACCAG CAGGGCTCGGAGACCTGGGAGGTGGTGGACGACCCGCatgcccggggcagcccgggccagGAGCCGGAGGGGCACGAGGGATACCTGCTCAAGAAGAGGAAATGGCCTCTGAAGGGCTGGCACAAG AGGTACTTTGTGCTGGAAAAGGGCATCCTGAAGTATGCCACCACGCGCCAGGAC GTCCTCAAGGGCAAACTGCACGGCTCCATCGACGTCCGTCAGTCCGTCATGTCCGTCAACAAGAAGGCGCAGCGGGTAGACCTGGACACAGAGGAGAACATCTACCACCTCAAG ATCAAGTCGCCGGAGCTCTTCAGCAGCTGGGTGAGCAGCCTCTGCTCCCATCACCAGGGCGAGAGGCCCGACCCCCTGGTCGGCTCCAGGAGGGGTCTCGTGGGGCGAACCCCCACCGCCGCGCAG aGCTCCTGGACCCGGATCCTGCCCTCGGGCAGCGCCCCTGCCCTCTCCGCCCTCGCCAGCTCCCGGGACAAGGTGAACGCGTGGCTGAAGGACAGCGAGGGGCTGCAGCGCTGCTCGGCCG AGCTGTCCGAGTGCCAGGCGAAGCTGCAGGAGCTGAACGGCATGTTGCAGAGCCTGGAGTCCCTGCACCGCATCCCCTCGGCCCCCCTCATCTCCAACAGCCAG CCCTCGGCCGCCGCGGAGAGGCCCAAAAAGGGGAAGCGAACCACCAAGATCTGGTGCACGCAGAGCTTTGCCAAGGATGACACCATCGGCAGG GTGGGCCGCCTGCACGGCTCCGTGCCCAACCTCTCGCGCTACCTGGAGCCGTGTCAGAGCCAGTTGCCCTTCAGCCTCCCGCCCGAGTACAGCCAGCTGCAGAGGAGCTTCTGGATCCTGGCCCAGAAAG TGCACGGCTCGCTCAGCAGCGTGGTGGCCGCGCTCACGGCCGAGAGGGCCCGCCTGGAGGAGATGTGGCGGGCGCTGGACCTCCAGCGCGCTGCCCCCTGCCCGGGCGGCGGCAGGAACGCCGGG GCCTctctgccgagcctggagccccgGGACGGCCTGCACCGCTTCCACTCCCTCTCTGTCTCCTCCGATACCACCCTGGACTCCTTCGCCTCGCTGCACCCCGACGAG CCCGACGCGCTGCTGGCCAAGGGCCGCGAGCAGCAGCTCTCCAACCGCAGCATCGTCTCGCTGGCCGACTCGCACACCGAGTTCTTCGACGCCTGCGAGGTCTTCCTCTCCGCCAGCTCCTCCGAGAATGAG GCCTCGGATGCCGAGTCGTGCGTCAGTGAGGCCACCAACAGCATCTCCGAGGAGCCGGCCGAGAGCTTCCAGAGAGGtaggggccgggggcgccgcgaGCTGTGCGTGGGCGCTGGGGCCCCCCGGCACCCCGACCCACGGCCCCCGTGTccggcaggagcagggcagccgGAGCTGCCGCCCCTgcagctgccggggccgggggcgccgggccggagcTGCCTGCCGGCGCCCCACGTGCACGCGGGCGACGTCAGCCTCTGGAACATCCTGCGCAACAACATCGGCAAGGACCTGTCCAAGGTGTCGATGCCGGTGCAGCTCAACGAGCCCCTCAACACGCTGCAGCGCCTCTGCGAGGAGCTCGAGTACAGCGGGCTGCTGGACCGCGCCAGCCGCTGCCCGGACCCCTGCCAGCGCCTG GTCTACGTGGCGGCCTTCGCCGTGTCCGCCTACGCCTCCACCTACTACCGGGCGGGCAGCAAACCCTTCAACCCGGTGCTGGGCGAGACCTACGAGTGCGTGCGGCCCGACCGGGGCTTCCGCTTCATCAGCGAGCAG GTTGGCCACCACCCGCCCATCTCCGCCTGCCACGCCGAGTCTGACAACTTCGTCTTCTGGCAAG acatgaagtggaagAACAAGTTCTGGGGCAAATCGCTGGAGATCGTCCCCATGGGCACGGTGAACGTCCGGCTGCCCAG GTCCGGCGACCACTTCGAGTGGAACAAGGTGACCACCTGCATCCACAACATCCTGAGCGGCCCGCGCTGGATCGAGCACTACGGCGAGGTGCTCATCCGCAACACCCGCGACGCCGCCTACCACTGCAAGATCACCTTCTGCAAG GCCCGGTACTGGGGCTCCAGCGTGAACGAGGTGCAGGGAGCCGTGCTGAGCCGCAGCGGGAAGGTGGTGGAGCGCCTCGCCGGCAAGTGGCACGAGGGGCTCTTCTgtggcccggcccccggcggccaGTGCGTCTGGAGAGCCA ACCCCATGCCCCGCGACCACGAGAGGAACTACGGCTTCACCCAGTTCGCCCTGGAGCTGAACGAGCTCACGCCCGAGCTCAAGCGGGTCCTGCCCTCCACCGACACCCGCCTGCGCCCGGACCAGCG GTACCTGGAGGAGGGCAACGTGTCGGCGGCCGAGACGCAGAAGCGCCAGATCGAGCAGCTGCAGCGGGACCGGCGCCGAGTCATGGAGGAGAACAACATCGCGCACCAGGCCCGCTTCTTCAG GCGCCTCACCGACGCCAGCGGCAAGGAGTCGTGGGTCACCAACAACACGTACTGGAAGCTGCGCCTGGACCCCGGCTTTGCCCACCTGGACGGCGCCGTGCTCTGGTAG